A genomic segment from Pyrodictium occultum encodes:
- a CDS encoding DUF120 domain-containing protein codes for MGSRLVEGRRAPGFGEGGRYVSHPYYSGWFERLLGCRPFPGTLNIEAGVDWRQLAGECEPLVIPETIWEGRRLGAVYAWRARVRTREGSVEAMLIRPLLSRHGPRVLELVACRRLEPLLPGDRVVVEVECGARKG; via the coding sequence ATGGGCTCTAGGCTGGTGGAGGGCAGGAGGGCCCCGGGCTTCGGCGAGGGCGGCCGCTACGTCTCCCACCCCTACTACAGCGGGTGGTTCGAGCGGCTCCTCGGCTGCAGGCCCTTCCCCGGCACCCTGAACATAGAGGCTGGCGTCGACTGGAGGCAGCTGGCCGGGGAGTGCGAGCCCCTCGTCATCCCCGAGACCATCTGGGAGGGTAGGAGGCTGGGCGCCGTCTATGCCTGGAGGGCCCGTGTCAGGACGCGGGAGGGCAGCGTGGAGGCTATGCTTATCCGCCCGCTCCTCAGCCGGCACGGGCCACGGGTGCTGGAGCTGGTCGCCTGCAGGCGCCTCGAGCCCCTCCTCCCCGGCGATCGGGTAGTGGTTGAGGTGGAGTGTGGGGCGCGCAAGGGATGA